The following is a genomic window from Salinibacterium sp. UTAS2018.
GCGCACTAAACGCGCCATTGACGCGACCGCGCGCGCCACCGATGAGCTTGCCCGTGGCAGCTCGGTCGGCGGGCGCCACGTTCTTCATCTGAGCGTTGAGCGCCGCCAGTGGCGAGCCCTCGGCAAGATGGGCGCCGCGCACCGTTTTGAGGTCGGCCATTGTCGCGGCGGATTCGATGGCAGCAAGAGCTGCTTCGACCGCTGCGGTTACCGCTGGTTCTGTGATCGGGGTGGGTTCAGACACAAGAACCGAGTTTAGCGGACACCGCTGTCGTGAGCGGCCCGCCGTGCAGGGCTAGTACCCGCCGCCGCCAGTGCTGCCGTTGTCAATGCCGTAGCTGGCATGACCGCGCGGTGGCATCGTGATGGCACGCGTGCCGTCGATTCCCGGTTGCTTAGGAACATCCGGAGTGGTTGCACCATCCTTCGGCCCGCTCTTCTTGGCGACGTAGCGCGCGATGTACGAGAGGCTCACGTTCATGACGAGGTAAATGACCAGACCGATGGCGAACAGTGTGAAGACGTAGCGGCTGCCGTAGAAGTTCTGGAGCTCCTTGATCGTGCGGGAGAGCTCCGGGTAGGCAACCACGTAGGCAAGCGATGTGTCCTTTAGCAGAACCACGAGTTGCGCCAGAATGATTGGCAACATCTGACGGAAAGCCTGCGGAAACTCGATGATGAACCGAGTCTGCAGCGAGGTGAGCCCGATTGACAGACCGCCTTCGCGTTGCCCCTTGGGTAGAGAACTGATGCCGGCTCGCAACGCTTCACCGATGATCGCGCCGTTGTAAATCGCGAGACCGAGTACACCGGCCCAGTAGCCACCGGTCGAGAACATCAGGAACACGAAGAAGATGAGGAGCAACAGCGGCATGCCGCGGAAGATCTCGAGAGCGATCGAGGTGGGGATACGAATCCACTTGGATGCTGCGGTGCGTCCAAAGGAGAACAAGATACCGATGATGATCGCGAGCACTGCCGCCACTCCCGCCATGCGGAGAGTGTTGACCACACCGCGGCCAAAAGCGCCCCAGATTTCGGGGTCGGAGAGGATGTCGGTTCGCGACGGGTCGAAAAGCCCGGGCTGTTCGGCGCCGTTAGCACTGACGCGAGGAGCCGCGAGGATGAAGTAGACCCAGACGATGAGCCCGATAATCAGAACGGCACCGACAACAGATGCGATGGCCGAGTTGCGCCGGGTCTTAGGACCGGGGGCGTCGTACAGTACGCTCGCGCTCATCGCAGCACCATAACCTTCTTCTCGATCGCTCCGGCTATCAGCCCAAGCGGAATAGTGATTGCCAAATACAGCGCAGCGGCGTAAACGAGGGTAAGAAGCACGAGGTCGCCGTGGTCACGCGACGCGGATCCCGTTGCTTTGAAGAGCTCGTTGACGAAGAACGCCCCGGCCACCGAAGTGTTTTTGGTCAACGCGATGAACACGTTGATGAGTGGCGGAACCACCATACGGCTGGCCTGCGGAAGAATCACGAGACCAACTGTCTGAGTGAATCCCATACCGATACTGCGGGCGGCTTCGGCCTGGCCCACGGGAACTCCGTTGAATCCGGAACGCACCGCTTCCGCAACGAATGGCGAGGTGTACAGCGTTAGGCCAAGCGCGGCTAGCAAGAAGTAGTCGAGATCCACACCAAGGATGGGAAGAACAAACGCACAGAAGAAGAGGACCAGCAGCAACGGGATATTACGCAGAATTTCCGTGTAGACGGTCGCAAAAATGCGCAAAGACGGAACCGGCGAGATACGCATCGCCGCGATCAGAACCCCAAGAATAAACGCGCCGACGCCCGCGATGCCCAGAAGGGCCAGCGTCAGAAGAAAGCCCTGCATATAGAGCGGCGTTATATCGACAAGGGCGTCGATCGCGTTAGTGATGACGTCCATCCGGGCCTCCTGGAATGTAAAAGAAAAGAACGTGAAAGGTGCTCGCTCGCGCTAGAGGCGAGCGAGCACCGAGCACACTAGTTGCTGTAGCGGTCTACAGCGGGCGGGGTCGGAAGCTTCAGGACCTGGCCTGCAGTGTCGTTCCACGCAGCATCCCACGAACCGTCAGAGTACGAAGTCTCAAGAACATCGTTGATGTAGTCGCGGAACGCGTCATCTTCGAGGCCGAGACCGATGCCGTAAGGCTCTTCGGTGAACGGGTTACTGAGAACTTCGAACTCACCAGCATTCTGGTCGGCAAGTCCTGCCAAGATCACGTTGTCAGTAGTGACAGCGATAACTTTGCCGCTACGAAGCGGCTCGAGGCAAGCGGAGTAGGCGTCAGTGGTGATGAGGTTGACGTCGTACTCAGCGATGTTCTTCTCTGAGGTCGAACCGGCAACGCTGCAGACGTCCTTGCCTGCGAGGTCCTCGGGGCCAGTGATGCCCTCGGGGTTACCTGCGAGAACGAGGATGTCCTGACCAGCGTTGTAGTAAGGACCAGCGAAGGAAATAACTTCCTTGCGAGTGTCGTTGATCGTGTAGGTCGCGATAACGATGTCTACGTCACCGTTCTGGATGAACGTCTCGCGGTTAGCGGAAACAGTTTCTTTCCACTCGATGTTGTCTTCACTAATGCCGAGCGAAGCGGCAATGATCTTGCCAATTTCGACGTCGAAGCCAACGGGGTCGCCCGACGGTCCCTTAAGACCGAACAGCGGCTGGTCAAACTTGGTGCCGATGGTGATCTTTCCGGCCTCAGCGAGGTCAGCCATCGTGGTGCCTGCTTCGAAGTCAGGAACAACCATGTCGGTGTCATCGGTAGTAGACGAAGTGTCTGCTGCACATGCGCCGAGGCCAAGAAGACCTACGACGGCGATGGCAGAAATCATCAGACCTTTTTTGAGTCTCATGTTTTTCTCCTTGCTGCTGTGAGGATTACCCGCTGAGTTAGTGGGTAAGGATTTTCGAGAGGAAGTCTTGCGCTCTCGGAGATTGAGGGTTGGTGAAGAATTGCTCGGGCTCGGCCTCTTCAACAATTTCGCCATCCGCCATGAAAATCACGCGGTCGGCCGCCTTGCGGGCGAAGCCCATTTCGTGGGTGACCACGAGCATGGTCATGCCGTCTTTTGCCAGCTGCACCATGACATCCAGAACCTCATTGATCATCTCGGGGTCAAGAGCCGAGGTGGGCTCGTC
Proteins encoded in this region:
- a CDS encoding amino acid ABC transporter permease, with translation MSASVLYDAPGPKTRRNSAIASVVGAVLIIGLIVWVYFILAAPRVSANGAEQPGLFDPSRTDILSDPEIWGAFGRGVVNTLRMAGVAAVLAIIIGILFSFGRTAASKWIRIPTSIALEIFRGMPLLLLIFFVFLMFSTGGYWAGVLGLAIYNGAIIGEALRAGISSLPKGQREGGLSIGLTSLQTRFIIEFPQAFRQMLPIILAQLVVLLKDTSLAYVVAYPELSRTIKELQNFYGSRYVFTLFAIGLVIYLVMNVSLSYIARYVAKKSGPKDGATTPDVPKQPGIDGTRAITMPPRGHASYGIDNGSTGGGGY
- a CDS encoding amino acid ABC transporter permease, which produces MDVITNAIDALVDITPLYMQGFLLTLALLGIAGVGAFILGVLIAAMRISPVPSLRIFATVYTEILRNIPLLLVLFFCAFVLPILGVDLDYFLLAALGLTLYTSPFVAEAVRSGFNGVPVGQAEAARSIGMGFTQTVGLVILPQASRMVVPPLINVFIALTKNTSVAGAFFVNELFKATGSASRDHGDLVLLTLVYAAALYLAITIPLGLIAGAIEKKVMVLR
- a CDS encoding glutamate ABC transporter substrate-binding protein, which gives rise to MRLKKGLMISAIAVVGLLGLGACAADTSSTTDDTDMVVPDFEAGTTMADLAEAGKITIGTKFDQPLFGLKGPSGDPVGFDVEIGKIIAASLGISEDNIEWKETVSANRETFIQNGDVDIVIATYTINDTRKEVISFAGPYYNAGQDILVLAGNPEGITGPEDLAGKDVCSVAGSTSEKNIAEYDVNLITTDAYSACLEPLRSGKVIAVTTDNVILAGLADQNAGEFEVLSNPFTEEPYGIGLGLEDDAFRDYINDVLETSYSDGSWDAAWNDTAGQVLKLPTPPAVDRYSN